The Physeter macrocephalus isolate SW-GA chromosome 13, ASM283717v5, whole genome shotgun sequence genome window below encodes:
- the AMER2 gene encoding APC membrane recruitment protein 2 has product METGGRGAAVSGGRAAAGGRRRKARAAAGTLAADMDLHCDRAAEPPAAEPPSGKINRAAFKLFKKRKPGGAMPSIFGVKNKGDGKGAGPAGLVRSRTHDGLAEALVLEGGRREEPRAGGGDGARPGPAAPRAAPGGAGPAAGGSVAKPACAPGEGAAGPGRAERPRAPPEPEPEPRAGEGRPAEDAAGPGAAPAETAPRADSEGGRAPAAPDPSSVDPPSDPSADRICLMFSDVTSLKSFDSLTGCGDIIADPEDEAGPSCARHAPAPGQPGPAPKPPGVVAYQGGGEEMASPAEADDSYLQEFWDMLSQTEDQGPGPQQGAAPAAAAAAAPEAQVAPETPKDARRAEGAKDASSVKRRRLHRLPTELQPKEEPKHADEEPQEGVPNSDEGYWDSPTPGPREDGSGGGVGKAGLPRDGDSGDALYDLYAEPDGSPAALPAAAAAAEDTSCASRLKPVSPVAVTCALRTPGSFLPKDSKIPVSIKHLANLPPSHPAAPQPPARSELPRTKIPVSKALVRRVSSRGLAGTTLRAAACHDSAKKL; this is encoded by the exons ATGGAGACGGGCGGGCGCGGCGCGGCTGTCAGCGGCGGGCGCGCGGCCGCGGGGGGCCGCCGGAGGAAGGCGCGGGCCGCGGCCGGGACCCTCGCGGCAGACATGGACTTGCATTGTGATCGCGCCGCCGAGCCGCCGGCCGCCGAGCCGCCGTCGGGCAAGATTAACAGAGCCGCCTTCAAACTGTTCAAGAAGAGGAAGCCGGGCGGCGCGATGCCCAGCATCTTCGGGGTCAAAAACAAAGGGGACGGGAAGGGCGCGGGGCCCGCGGGGCTGGTGCGCAGCCGGACGCACGACGGGCTGGCCGAGGCGCTGGTGCTGGAGGGCGGCCGCCGCGAGGAGCCGCGCGCGGGCGGCGGGGACGGGGCGCGGCCGGGCCCCGCGGCCCCCCGGGCGGCCCCGGGCGGCGCGGGCCCGGCGGCCGGCGGCTCGGTGGCCAAG CCGGCCTGCGCCCCGGGAGAGGGCGCCGCGGGACCCGGGCGCGCCGAGCGGCCCCGCGCGCCCcccgagcccgagcccgagccgCGCGCCGGGGAGGGCCGGCCGGCCGAGGACGCCGCGGGGCCCGGGGCCGCGCCGGCCGAGACTGCGCCCCGGGCCGACTCCGAAGGCGGCCGCGCGCCCGCCGCCCCCGACCCTTCTTCGGTCGATCCGCCCTCCGACCCATCGGCCGATCGTATTTGTCTGATGTTCTCTGACGTGACTTCACTGAAAAGCTTTGACTCTCTTACAGGCTGCGGAGATATTATCGCAGACCCCGAGGACGAGGCAGGGCCCAGCTGTGCCAGGCATGCCCCCGCGCCGGGCCAGCCGGGCCCCGCCCCAAAGCCCCCCGGCGTGGTGGCCTACcagggaggcggggaggagaTGGCGAGCCCGGCCGAGGCGGACGACTCGTACCTGCAGGAGTTCTGGGACATGCTCTCCCAGACCGAGGACCAGGGCCCGGGGCCCCAGCAGGGGGCggccccggcggcggcggcggcggcggcgcccgaAGCGCAGGTGGCCCCCGAGACCCCCAAGGACGCCAGGCGGGCCGAGGGGGCCAAGGACGCGTCCTCGGTCAAGCGCCGGAGGCTGCACCGCCTCCCCACGGAGCTCCAGCCGAAGGAGGAGCCCAAGCACGCGGACGAGGAGCCGCAGGAAGGCGTCCCCAACAGCGACGAGGGCTACTGGgactcccccacccccgggccgAGGGAGGACGGCTCGGGCGGCGGCGTGGGGAAGGCGGGCCTCCCCCGGGACGGCGACAGCGGTGACGCGCTCTACGACCTGTACGCCGAGCCCGATGGAAGCCCCGCGGCcctgcccgccgccgccgccgccgccgaggaCACGTCCTGCGCGTCCCGGTTAAAGCCCGTGTCTCCGGTCGCCGTCACCTGCGCCCTGCGGACGCCGGGGAGCTTTTTGCCGAAGGACTCCAAGATCCCCGTCAGCATCAAGCACCTCGCGAACCTTCCACCCAGCCACCCGGCGGCGCCCCAGCCACCGGCCAGGAGCGAGCTGCCCAGAACCAAAATCCCGGTGTCCAAGGCGCTGGTCCGCCGGGTCAGCAGCCGGGGCCTGGCCGGGACCACCCTCCGGGCCGCGGCGTGCCACGACAGTGCCAAAAAGTTGTGA